One stretch of Heterodontus francisci isolate sHetFra1 chromosome 22, sHetFra1.hap1, whole genome shotgun sequence DNA includes these proteins:
- the LOC137381314 gene encoding zinc finger protein 235-like — translation MQKQKDTHTAEQPWKCGDCGKGFKCPSKLEIHRRSHTGEKPFTCSVCGKGFAVLSGLKLHQRVHTGERPFTCSVCGKKCACSSHLISHQLVHSDMRPYKCSDCEKSFKSSNDLLRHQRTHTGERPFTCSVCGKRFGRSCNLLLHQQVHSGERPFICPVCGRRFTRSSILLTHQRVHTGERPFTCSVCGQRFSRSCTLLSHQQVHTGKRPFTCSVCGKGFNRPSTLLTHQRVHMTAGIGRSELQEGILPLEPVPPSQ, via the coding sequence ATGCAGAAACAGAAGGACACCCACACCGCGGAgcaaccgtggaaatgtggggactgtgggaagggatttaaaTGCCCATCCAAACTAGAAattcatcgacgcagtcacaccggggagaaaccgttcacctgttccgtgtgtggaaagggatttgCTGTCCTATCCGGTCTCAaattacaccagcgagttcacactggggaaagaCCATTcacctgttctgtctgtgggaagaaATGTGCTTGttcatcccacctcatttcacaccaacttgttcactctgATATGCGACCttataaatgttctgactgtgagaagagctttaaaagcagcaaTGATCTACTGAggcaccaacgcactcacactggggaaaggccgttcacctgctctgtgtgtgggaagagattcggtCGTTCGTGCAATCTACTgttacaccagcaagttcacagcggggagaggccattcatctgccCCGTATGTGGGCGGAGATTCACACGGTCGTCCATCctcctgacacaccagcgagttcacaccggggagaggccattcacctgctccgtgtgtgggcagAGATTCAGTCGTTCATGCACTTTGCtgtcacaccagcaagttcacaccgggaagaggccattcacctgctctgtgtgtgggaaaggattcaatcGCCCGTCTACCCTgctgacacatcagcgagttcacatgaCTGCAGGCATAGGAAGGTCAGAACTGCAGGAGGGcattttg